The Geminocystis sp. NIES-3708 genomic sequence CGAATGTATGAGCTGTTCTTTGAGGAAAAGGTTTAAAATGCTTGATATATGGACGAGATTCTTTAGCTAAATTTTGATAAGCATCAGATTCTAAAAATAAAGCCGCATCTAGCTGATTAGCAAAAGCGACTTCTAATGCTGCATCATATTGTTGTCCAGGGGTTTCTGTATGGGCAACAGGACCTGCTTCTGGACGAGAATTGTCAATTTCCTCAAATAAATGGAGACGAGATTTAAGGATATGAGAACTACTGGAAAATACGGGAATTAAGCGATCTTTAAGATATTTACGAAATTCAGAAACTCCTACACCGTCGGCTTTACGAATCAGACAATGATATTTAATCAGATTTTGTTCACCATTAGGACAACCATCGGCTATTTTATCCACATAAGTGATAGAATTTCCCACATTTGTGTTGTATCCGATCGCTTTACTAAAAATATTTCGCTCATCATCCATTAAAATTCCCGCCGCCTTAAACCAAATATTACGTTCTTCAGGGGAAGTAAAAGTTAATTCAGCAATACCGTCAAATTGTTCTTCTTTGGCAGAGGCATTTAAGGAGTCATCGGGCATTAACCAGAAACCACCTTCATTGTGAGCAACATGAAACTGCCAGTATTGATGTTGACCGGGTAAACGAGCACAAACTGGACCGTGAACGTCTTTCCAGTAATTATCAAATAATTCTAAAGAAATTCCTTGTCTTTTCCAAAGCAAAACATAAAAGGCTACTTTACCTTGTTGATCTCGACTTGAATAATCCATTGATACCATAATTTTTATCCTTGAATAAAGTTTTTCATTGGGGTTTAATGTTTCTTCCGGGGAATATTTTTCACAATTTAAGCCGTTGTAATCAATTGAATTAATGATTCTGGGGCAAACACATCTCGATAAAAAGTAAGTTGCTCTGTTTTTAGATAACACGCACCTCTATGACCACGACGAACCCATGTTACATTCCCCTTAGCTAAAGTTTCATTTGTTTCATCATCAACGCACTTCCACTCAAAATAAGTATGTTCTCCCGAAAACATGACAATAGGCCAACACATAGTTACACCGGGTTGAGCGATTAAAGCCCACCAATGTTTTTCTCGTTCTTTTTGTTGCTCTAAACCTTTATAAGGACCATCTTGACAAAAATAAATCAGATCATCTCGATATTCCCCCGTCAAAATATCTCCTCGTCCTTGTCTTAAGGCTTCACAATGGGTTGGCCACCAATCTTTATTTTCTTGCTCAATTTGTTCAAGAGTGTAGTTAGCATCTATCGAGGGTATTTTATCTTCTTTCAGGGTGAGTATTCTTTCTGCTTCAGCAATTAGTTTCGTTGCTAATTCAGGAGAAATTAAGCCAGGTCGAGAATAATTTGCTGATAAATCTTGATAGTAATTAACTCTTTTATTTTGGGGCATTTTTTTTATTTAAACTCCATTTTTCCAACAATTATGACTATTTTAAGTTAAGACTTTTCGGCAAATATTTCTTGTAATGTTCCAAAGCAACCAGCCGCTTTATTAAAACCAGCATAAACACAGGTAAATAATAATAATTCTTCTATTTCTTCTTTTGTTGCTCCTTGTTTCATTGCCATATGAACATGAGCGGCAAATGGACTACCTGCACCTACTTGATCTTGATTGACAACATCAATTGCGATCGTAATTAAGGCTTTTGTTTTTTGGTCAATTAACGGTAAACCCCATGCCTCTCCAGCTACACGGGTACAGAAATCACCAAATTTGGGATTGATGCTGTTTAAACCTGCTTGTAATTCTTTATCGTCTAAAACTGCATTTTTATAAGTCATATTTCTTTTTCTGTTCAGTTTTTGGGTTAAAGTTTTGTGTCATTTAAAAAGGGATCAATTGCTATAGACAATTAGTCAAGATAATTAGTAATAGAAAGGATGGATAAATCACATATAAATTTAACCATCAACTATTTTTGATCCCCAAAATAAAAATTATTTTTGTTTATCGTAATAAGGTTTCATATCAACATAAACCCGCCATTCATTTACTTTTGAATCTTTCATTCTCAAAACATCGGTACAGGCAAAATTTAAGGTTGAACCGTCAGCTAAATATATATAGTGAGCTTCAAATTCAAAAATTACTTGATCTTGTTCAGGCAAATCGAGAACTTGTCTAACATCAGGGGCTTGCATTGATACTTGAGTATATAATCCCTGAAGAGTTTTTGTGACGTTTTCTTTTCCTATTATTTCTTCTCCCGAACCAATACGATAAAAGACATCATCGGCTAAACATTCTTGAAAAGAATCCCAATCGAGAGCGATCATGGAAGAAAACATTTTTTCACAAGTCTGTCTGTTTAAGGATTTTTCTTCTGACATTTTTACCTCATTTATTGTTTAATTTTGATTACTAAAAGTCTAGTACAACTTTGCTTTTTATGATAGCCACAATTGCTCAGATTTATTGTTAAGAAACTATTAAATTATTAACATTTCTTCCCTGATATTTTAATTAGTAATTGTCATGATAATTAGACAAAGTTAAGAAACATTACAATTTTGTCATAAAAGTTCGTAATAATTATTTTCAGATTAAATATTGACTTTAATGAAATTTATTTATTGATGTTTTTGAATTCATGTTCCTTAAATATATTTTTACAATTTTAATATCTTTATTTTGCGGTTTAAGTTCTTCTTTTGCACAAACAAAAAATGATGATGAGTCTAATCTAAAATTTTATTTTCCTAGTGAAGATATTGATATTGCGAATAGTAACTTTGAAAACAATCAAGAGGCTTTAAAGTCTATTCCCTCCGTTTCTCAATTAAGATCTTTTCAACAACAAGATTGGGAAATAACAGCTTTAAAAAATTTAGATGCTGATTATAACTGCCTTAATTCCCTTACAAAAAACATTAATTTGAATCAATCTCTATTGACTCGTGATGAATTGGCTTCTTACTTACAATTATGTTTAGAAAATATTGATAAAAGTAAACAATTAGGAATAAACTTGAAATCTGAAGATATAAGTATTTTAAACCGTTTGGCAAAAAACTTAGATCTTGAATTAACCAATTTATCTTCTCAAATAAATTCCTTAGAGACATCATTATCCGCTTTAAAAGAGAATCAATTTTCTCCCACCGTGAAAATGTTTGGATTAATTCGCATTAATAGTTTATCATTTTTTTCAGGTCAAGGAGATAATTCAACAGTATTGCAATATTCTAATTTTACAGTTTTGAACGCCAGTTTCACAGGGAAAGATTCTTTATTTTTAGGGTTTTCTACCACAGCCTCTCCTCTACCAGAATTAGCTCCAGAAAATGATGGGAGAGAAATTGGATCAACTCGTGAAGGCACGGCATTAATAGCAGGGGCAGGAAATACTAACAGTCAGACTTTTTTAACTAACTTAAAATATAGTTTTCCCGTTAATGATAATTTATCACTAACCTTGAGAGGATTTGAATTTTTTAGTCGTTCAATGTTATCTTCTAACTTTTTGCCATATTATAACGTTGGAGATGGACCTGTATCTACTTTTGCTCAAATGCCCGCTATTTATCGTCTTGCTTCTGGTGCTGGAGCGGATCTTAACTATAAAATAAGAGATTCTTTGATGTTCAATTTATCTTATTATGCTAGTGCGGGAAACAATCCATCTCAAGGACAAGGTTTATTTAATGGCAATTATATTGCTACTGGTCGTTTAAGTTATAATCCTCGTCAAGATTTTTATACAGAATTTGTCTATCTCAATGGTTATTTTGGAAAAGGTAGCTTTAGTTATGATAATGGTTTAGATTTTAATAAGGGTTTTATTGGTACTGCATTGGCAAATCGCTTCGATGAATCGGGCGTTTTATTTGATCGAGATGCAAATGTGAGTGTTAATTCTTATATGCTTTTAAGTTATTTTGCCATTACCCCTAAATTCTTAATAGGTGGTTCAATCAATAAAACTGATGCAAGATTAATTGGCATGGGAGACGCAGATATTTGGTCTTATTGGTTTGCTTTAACATTTCCTGATTTATTTAAAGAAAATAACTTAGGTGGCTTTATTATCGGCGTTGAACCGACTTTAACAGATTTAAAAACATCTCTTCCTTATGAGGATTTTAAAAAGGATACAGGGCTTCATATAGAAACATATTATAGATTTCAGGTTAATGATAATATTTCCATCACCCCTGCTTTAATTTGGATTAATTCTCCTAATCAAGACAAAAATAATCAGGATATTTTGATGGGTTTAGTGAGAACTTCCTTTAAATTTTAAGTTTTTCTTAATAAAACTTTGAGAAAACTAAATAAGTTGAATGTTATCGTAAAAATGATTAATTATTTTATCTAAAATCACAGGATTTTAAGTCATGAGTAATCCAAACGAAAGTTCCAATTCCACAGATAATCTACAGATAGTAAAAAATTTTTATGGGGCTTTAGGTAAAGGGGATATACCTACAGTTTTAGAGATGTTAACTGATGATGCTCAATGGGATATGCCTCATCCTAGAGAAATAGTTCCTTTTGGCGGAAAATGGGAAGGAAAAGAAGAGGTTAAAAAGTTTTTTGGTGTGATGCACGATACCGTTCAAATGAAAGGCTTTGATTTGCAAGAATTTATTGTTGATAAAAATAAAGTAGTAGTAATTGGACGAATGAAAGCAGTAGCTATCGCCACGGGAAAAGAATATGAAAATGATTTAGTTGCTGTTTGGACGGTAGAAAATGGCAAAATTAAAGGAATGCGTGATTTTATGGATACAGTTCAAGGGATTGAGGCTTTTACCCCTTAAATTAATCAAATATTGATGATTTTAATCAGATAAGGGGCATTTAAACCCCTTGCGACAAAATATATAGTTAATTTCAAGATCCAAGTTTAAACAATATGACTTAGAGAAAAAGCTGTACCTGATAATTTTGGTTCATCAATATAAGCAAAATGATAAGTACGTTTTATGAATAACCAAATATTTTCTTGTAAAATCAATTGATCTTCATACATTCCAAAATTTTGAAATCCTTTTCCGTCATAATCTCTACCTATTTCATTCATGCACCAACGGGCTGTTGCTTGATTACCGTTAATTTCGATAACTCCACTGTGTGCCATTTGTACAAAAAATTCCCAATTATTGAGTAATTGAATAAAAGTTTGCTCAATATTTTCTTTTCCTTGCACATTAATATTCATAGGAGGTTTTAGTTCCCAAATACCATCGGATAGCCATAAAGAAGTAAACTCTTTTTGATCACGACGATTAACAGCATCAGCAAATTTAGCAACTTGTTTCTGAATCAAAAATTCATTAATAATTTGATTATTTTGATTAATTATTTCTGGCATTGTTTTATTTATAAATAAAAAGAATAAAAAACTTAATTAAATGAGGAAAAAAGGAGACATTGATTGCCATTTTTCTTTCCATTCATGAGGAATTAAGTCTTGAATAATTTCAGGAGGAAAGACTTCAGCCATCAACTCTCTTTCCTTAAGAGGAAGATTATATAAAATAAAAGGAATAACTAAATAATCTGGCTCAAGATGTTTTCCTGCATATTCTCCAAATTCAAGACATTGTTTTTGTTGTTCTTCATCACTAATTAAATTACTAATATTTTGATCATTAAGATATTCTTCTTCTAACTGATAATGAGGAATCCATGCTTGTTGTATTTGTTCTAAATTTTCTAATAAATTATCGATAAATTCTTGATTAGAAGAGTTCGAGTTCAAATTATTAATACAAATTTCTAACTCATCAAGTAAGGGTAATAAATCTCCATGCTGAGTTGCCATTATTTCATAAGGTGCATCAAATTGTTTATTTTTAAAGTAAGGAAAAATTAGGTCATCTTCTACTAAATGATGAGAATGAAATAAACTCAGAAGACTATTGAGATAATTAATAAAACCTTCTTTTAAAACATCATCGATTTTACCATTATTTTTAAATATTTGACATTTTTCAATACCTATAACAATAGCACGAGTAATGACAATATGAATTCTAATAAGATCTTTCGCAACAGTATTATTCATAATCGTAAATCATTTTATTTTGTAATAATATAACTCAAAATTAAATTAAATTAAAGTTACATAATCTTAATATTTTTTTAAATGTTCAAAACAAAAAAAAAGCCTATTATATAAAAGAAAATTAAAGCTACAAAGTTTCTAAAAATAATAAGGATTAATTATGGCAAAACTTGATGGAAAAATCATATTCATTGCTGGTGGTTCTGGTAATGTAGGGGAGGGAATCGTACCTGTTTTTCTAAAACAAGGTGCAAAAGTAATTGTTCCCTCTCGTCGGCAAGATTCTTTAGATAAGCTCGGACAATCTTTAGGAGATTTAGCGACAGATAATTATGTACCAATAGTCGGAAATATTGGTACTTTAGAAGGAGCAGAAAAATTACGAGATGAAATTATCGCCAAATTTGGGCGGTTAGATGGTGTATTAGTTTCTCTTGGTGGTTGGTGGACTGGAAATAAGCCTCTCACTGAAGTAGATTTGGAAACTTGGGAAAGTTATTTAAACGGTAATCTCACCTCTCATTTTCTCTGTGCAAAAACCTTTTTACCCGTGTTAGCAAAAACTAAAGGTAGTAGTTATACTCTCTTGGGAGGTACAGCGGCAGAAGTTCCTTTGGCAAATGTCAGCCCTGTAGGAATTACCGCCGCAGGACAATTAATGATGGCAAAAATCGTTATGGAAGAAATGAAAGATAGTGGAGTTAGAATTAATGAAGTAATTATTCAAGGTATGGTGAAAACTAAAGTTATGGAGGCTTATAGTCAACCTAACTGGATTACTCCGAAAGAAATTGGCGATTTTACTTCTTGGTTAGCATCAGATGAAGCCTATATGATTACTAATAGTATTCTTCATATTAATCAACGTTCTCAATAAGGTTTGGGTTGGACAAAAAAATGCTTGTCCCTTAAAAATATTGACGGACAAGCAGTTATTAAAAAAAAATTAAAAGATTCTAATACTTAGGAGCTGTGGTTGCGGGTTTAAAAATTATAAAAACCAATAGTTTGAACAGAATACTGCTTAAAAAATGTACAGTTTTAGAAAATTTTAATCAGAAAATAGGTAAATGTTATAGAATCCAATACTCTCATTCCAACAAGGGGCTTAAGCCCCTTGCCAAACCATTAAAACTCCTGCCTGTTGCCAATGAGCCTACCCTCACCAAAAGACTTTTCAGTAACCCTCACTTAGACAAGAGCTTCAAACGCTTCACCCTGATTAATGAAAGCATTTGCTAAAGAAGAATTATTTAAAATACTATTAGTTTCTGCCGGTCCAGCAAATAAGAAACCACCATTTTCCTTATTTTGAAAACGATTAAAAGGTTCACCTTTGCCCGCATCTGCACCATAAGCATAAAAATCTGCTATGTCGTTACCGTTACTATCGAAACCTTCTTTAACCCACTTATTTTTTTGATCAGAATTTTCGGAGAAGATAGAATTATATTCTTCTTTACCTACAAATAAGTATGTACCAGCAAGTTCAGTACTTCGGAGACGATAAAAACCTGTTAAGTTATCTCCGGGTTCCAAGCTAACTTGAAAAGCAGGATTTCCACCGCCTTCGAGTTTAAAAGTTTTATTGTAGTCAGGGTTCGCTAAAATAGAATTTTTTTCCTCTTCCCCAACAAATAAATAAGCTCCTGTAGTATAACTTATGTTTTTGAAACGATATAAGGGCGCTATATCAATCTGTTTATTTTCAGAAGAAGAAGCATAAAAAGCAATACCTCCGGGATTATTTAATCCACCACTACCACTAGGGATAAAAATACCACCATCAATGGGATTACCATTCCCATCAAAACGAACTATTTGACTACCGTTAAAATCACTTACATATAAATTTCCACCTTCGTCAAATCTCATCCTAGAAGCTGATGTTAATCCTCCATTATTAGAGGCTGATACAAAAAAGCCTTTACTTTCTCCTGTTTCTCCATCATATTGTTGAATAGTTACAGGACTACCATCAAGGCTGACAAAAGTACCATCTAAAAATAAACTACCATCTGGGGTAAACGTAGAGCCTGAAGGAATTTGTGGTGCAAATTCTGGGGCAATAAATTGCTCAACAGCTTTTGTCGTTGGATTATACTGAATAATACTGTTATCATTCAATACACTACTGATATACAAATTACCATCAGGTCCAAAATTTAATCCCGCTGCAATCAAATCTTTACCCGTAAAAGGATTAGTTTTGATGATAGTCTCTTCATAAGCACCCGTAACACCATCAAATTTTTGTACACCGCCGCCACCTAAGCCACTAATGTAAATATCTCCATCAGGTCCAAATAGCAAATCTTCAGGAAAGTTTAATCCATTTGCTGTTAAATTATCCCCAGAGATAAACTCTCCTAATAACTCCCCTGTACGAGCATCAAACTTAAGAATTCTTCCATAAAGACTATCTGCTGGATTTTCGACTCCACTATTAACTTGAAATCCTTGATCATTAGCATAAAGAATGTTGTCTTTAAAAGTAATACCCGAAGAAAAGAAAATACCATCTTGAGAAGCTGAACCTTTCGGTACAAACTCTTTCAAAAAGTCTCCCGTAAAAGCATTATATTCTAAGATACTAGAGTAATATACTCCGGGTTCAAAATTAGGAGTTACAGATTCGATATTACCATCAAGGTCTAAATTGATATTGACAACAGGACCTACTCCGAAAGTATTATTAACGTTACTGACATATAAAGACTTATTAAAAAGAAGTGGTCCACCAATGTCTTCTGGGGTAACAATTTTTGCACCTTCATTTTTACCAAATCCCCAAGTAGTATTTCCACGTACAGGAATAAAAACATCAATCACAGTACCAGCATCTGCTCCCTCAAAATCGATTCTAGCGGCATTAAGACTGGAAAAACCTGTGACAATTAATTCTTTACTATCAGGGGTTTCTAACAAAGCACTAGGTCCAGTAATTCCCTTTTCGTTAGTTTTATCTACAAAAATATCAATAAAACTACCATCGTTAGGGTTATAACGTTGAATTTGTTGAGAGTCTAAACTACTTACATAAAGATTTCCATCTGAGGCAACTAATAAACCAGCAGGACCATTTAAAGGAATATCAGGATCATTACCATCTATAAATGGAGTTAATAGATTCGGTTGAGTAAGATCTGCTGATGTGATGTCATCAAATTTATAAATCGCATTATCAAGACGACTTACTACTAAAAGTTTATTACCGACAAATTCTATCCCTAGAGGTATTTCTGGACCGCCAGAAGGAAAATCATACTGGGTTAAAAAGTTTCCACTAGGATCAAATACTAAAACATTATCAACACTTTGAGTAGGATCTGTACTCAAAACAGGTTCTCTAGTAACGGGGTCAAATCCATCAAAAGCAATAAAATTACTAACATAAAGATTGCCGTCTGGTCCAAATTTAATTTGTGTGACGGTATCTAATCCTGTTTGTCTTTCAGGATCAAAAAAACCTCCACTATCACGAGGGATAAATTCTCCTAAAAATTCTCCTGTCCTTCCATTGTAACGTAAAATATTTTCACTAAGAACAGCACCAACCAATAAATCTCCGTTTACAGTAATTTCTAAACCATCTGTGCCAACTAATCCGCCATTGAGACTAGGATCAGACTGAACAAGATTACCCAAAAAGTTTCCTTCTGGATCTGCTACTTTTACGGTATTATCCGTTGGACCACTCAAAAAAATGTAATATTCTGGATTCATAAAGCCTAATTCTCCATTGCTCAGTTTATGAGTTGAGATTATTCCTGTTTTGCCAAAAATCAATACTATTAATCATAAAAAACAGGATATTTTCAATGATATTCTAAATTCTTGACAAAAAAATCTTTTAAAACTTAAAACATTATAAAATATCAAAAATTATAAAATATTAAGTTTTATAAACCAAAAAATATCAATTTTTATCAAATAATTATTTGAGAAGATAAAAGTCTTAAATTACTAATTAGAAATCAAGTAATATTTGTTAAAATTATCATTCTCTTAATACCTAAAACTTATGCAAAAAAAGGATTATCAACCTCTAAATTCAGAAAAATTTTCTAAGAAGTTAATCTTAGTACATTAATAATGGCGTTTTACCGAAATGGGTTGGATTTGCCAATTGCTTGAGAATAAAATCAGCGACATCTAATCGTGAAATTTTACCCGCCGTAATACCAGACAAATTATCAATAACACGATATTTTCCTGTTCTTTCACCATCGGTTAAAAATCCCGGACGTACAATTAACCAATCAACTTTACTGGCTTTGATTATCGCTTCTTGTCTATCTTTATCAGCATAAATTGTCTTTAAAAGAAGAGGATTTAAAATCCGATCGTACAAAAAACCTCCATGTCCTTTTGTTTCTCCTGCACCAATTCCTGTTACTGAAATTAGTTTTTGTGAAGAATTTTCCCCCATTGCCGAAAGTACATTATTTGCACCAACGGAGAATATATCCACAGGCTTATTGGTGGGTGAAATACCGATACAAATACAAATGGCGTCTTGATCTTTAACTACTGCTTTCACTGATTCTAAATTACGAATATCTCCTTTAACGATATTTAATTTTGGATTAGTAATATCAAAATCAGTCGTATTTCGTAGTAATGCAGAAACTTCATGTCCTTCCTCAAGAGAAGTTTTTAGTAATTGATAACCAATACCTCTTGACGCACCAATGATTGCGATTTTCATTTTTTTTCTTTATATTTTGGTTTAAGTTAATTAACATTATTTAAAGATGAACTGTGCCGTCTAAAGTAATTTTTTTTATCTTAGTGGCTTCATAGGCAACGGTGACTAATTCCGTTTCAATCACTTCTTGTGGTTTCATAATTAATGCTGAACCATTTTTGATAGCATTATTAATTCCAGATGGAGGATAACTTGTAAAGGGTTCAACTCCTATATTATAGGTGCGTCCATACCAAGGATAATCATTGTGTCCTTGATAAACTTGCCACATCCAAATATATTTAAACAGATTATGATCCCATGCCATACCAAATCCCAAGTTTAAATTATGGTTATTAATACCATACCAACCCTCAGAAAGTTCTTTAAAAAACACGACATCTACAGATTTAGCATCTTTTCCTAAGATTTTGGTTATATCTTGCATTTTTTCCGTACGGCGATTTTTAACCATAGGAAAATCAAATTCCGTGTTAGTTTCCCATAAACCATTAGGATGATAAGCCATCACTTCCACTTTTTTTGCGGGTGCTTGAACAACGCAACTATCATCAAGAAATGGTTCACCAACTACTGGATGATGTCCCCACATAATAGCAAAGTCTTGATGAGAATTATTCGTCAATTTTTCTGTAATAAATAGTGCTGGTATTCCTTTTTTCAAAGATAATTGCTTTTCTAACTTTAATGGTGAACGATAAAAAGTGACTTCAGTTTTTAAGGTAACTAATTCTGGCGTATCCACTAAAATTTTCGCTTCTACAGGCAATAAAGAAACTTCACCGTGTAATCCTTGATACGTACCTTGATAAGGTTCAGATGACCAACCAGCAGAAGGTAAAATTTCTTGCCAGCCACCATAATAATAATCATGATAAGCACCCTCAGCTAAAACACTTGTAGCTACAAAAGGACGACGCATCGGAATAGGAGATTGCCACATAAAATCGAGATCTTTTGGTTTGTAAGTAAACTCAAAAATATCTCCACCTTTATCGATTAAAACACCAATTCTGATCAAATCATTCTCAAGAAAAGCTACCTGCATTCCTTTATAGGTGTAATCTAAACTTATTCTACAGCCTTGTTTTCTGCCGTGAGTGTACATAATTAAATTTTAATTTTCAAAATGTAAAATTGTATTTTTCTTTTTGAGTTTTAATTATCTCAATTCGATATAAGAAAATTGTTAAAGACAAGACAGATGGACAAGTTGAAGTATTAAGGGAAAAAATAAAATCTCATCGTGATCAATATTTTCTCAAATTTTAATTTATCAGTAAGAAATATTTTTTGTCCGTCCGTCTTTCACGTCTTTTATTTATTATTTTTATCTCGAATTCAGATTTAAAATGAAAATATGAAATACTAGGATTATTCCCAATCTTCTAAAACAGCAGTTAATCCACCATCAACAAATAGCTGAGTACCAGTAATAAAAGAAGCCTCGTCACTGGCCAAAAAAGCACAAGCATAACCAACATCTTCGGGAGTGCCAATCCTTTTCATAACTTGACGATCCTCAATTTTTTTACGAGCAGCCGCAGGATCATCATAACTATTAAATAAATCTTCAATCAAAGGAGTTAACACCCAGCCCGGAGCAATAGAATTAACTCTAATTACAGGACCATAATCAAGAGCCATATTACGAGTTAAAGAAGTAATTGCCCCTTTTGATGCGCAATAAGGAGCAGTACCTTTAGCAGAAGCATGAGAGTGAACAGAAGACATATTAATAATCACTCCTTTGCCAATAGACTGCATATGAGGAATTGAGTATTTCGAGCAAAGAAAAAACCCTTTCAGATTAACGGCTAAACAACGATCCCACTCTTCGCTAGTACATTCCAAAACAGATTTATAAGTGCCAATACCAGCATTATTTACTAAAATATCAAGACGACCATAAGTATCAATCGTTTTATTCACTAAATCTT encodes the following:
- a CDS encoding carboxymuconolactone decarboxylase family protein, with amino-acid sequence MTYKNAVLDDKELQAGLNSINPKFGDFCTRVAGEAWGLPLIDQKTKALITIAIDVVNQDQVGAGSPFAAHVHMAMKQGATKEEIEELLLFTCVYAGFNKAAGCFGTLQEIFAEKS
- a CDS encoding nuclear transport factor 2 family protein → MSEEKSLNRQTCEKMFSSMIALDWDSFQECLADDVFYRIGSGEEIIGKENVTKTLQGLYTQVSMQAPDVRQVLDLPEQDQVIFEFEAHYIYLADGSTLNFACTDVLRMKDSKVNEWRVYVDMKPYYDKQK
- a CDS encoding iron uptake porin, coding for MFLKYIFTILISLFCGLSSSFAQTKNDDESNLKFYFPSEDIDIANSNFENNQEALKSIPSVSQLRSFQQQDWEITALKNLDADYNCLNSLTKNINLNQSLLTRDELASYLQLCLENIDKSKQLGINLKSEDISILNRLAKNLDLELTNLSSQINSLETSLSALKENQFSPTVKMFGLIRINSLSFFSGQGDNSTVLQYSNFTVLNASFTGKDSLFLGFSTTASPLPELAPENDGREIGSTREGTALIAGAGNTNSQTFLTNLKYSFPVNDNLSLTLRGFEFFSRSMLSSNFLPYYNVGDGPVSTFAQMPAIYRLASGAGADLNYKIRDSLMFNLSYYASAGNNPSQGQGLFNGNYIATGRLSYNPRQDFYTEFVYLNGYFGKGSFSYDNGLDFNKGFIGTALANRFDESGVLFDRDANVSVNSYMLLSYFAITPKFLIGGSINKTDARLIGMGDADIWSYWFALTFPDLFKENNLGGFIIGVEPTLTDLKTSLPYEDFKKDTGLHIETYYRFQVNDNISITPALIWINSPNQDKNNQDILMGLVRTSFKF
- a CDS encoding nuclear transport factor 2 family protein, giving the protein MSNPNESSNSTDNLQIVKNFYGALGKGDIPTVLEMLTDDAQWDMPHPREIVPFGGKWEGKEEVKKFFGVMHDTVQMKGFDLQEFIVDKNKVVVIGRMKAVAIATGKEYENDLVAVWTVENGKIKGMRDFMDTVQGIEAFTP
- a CDS encoding nuclear transport factor 2 family protein: MPEIINQNNQIINEFLIQKQVAKFADAVNRRDQKEFTSLWLSDGIWELKPPMNINVQGKENIEQTFIQLLNNWEFFVQMAHSGVIEINGNQATARWCMNEIGRDYDGKGFQNFGMYEDQLILQENIWLFIKRTYHFAYIDEPKLSGTAFSLSHIV
- a CDS encoding hemerythrin domain-containing protein, with the protein product MNNTVAKDLIRIHIVITRAIVIGIEKCQIFKNNGKIDDVLKEGFINYLNSLLSLFHSHHLVEDDLIFPYFKNKQFDAPYEIMATQHGDLLPLLDELEICINNLNSNSSNQEFIDNLLENLEQIQQAWIPHYQLEEEYLNDQNISNLISDEEQQKQCLEFGEYAGKHLEPDYLVIPFILYNLPLKERELMAEVFPPEIIQDLIPHEWKEKWQSMSPFFLI
- a CDS encoding SDR family NAD(P)-dependent oxidoreductase, giving the protein MAKLDGKIIFIAGGSGNVGEGIVPVFLKQGAKVIVPSRRQDSLDKLGQSLGDLATDNYVPIVGNIGTLEGAEKLRDEIIAKFGRLDGVLVSLGGWWTGNKPLTEVDLETWESYLNGNLTSHFLCAKTFLPVLAKTKGSSYTLLGGTAAEVPLANVSPVGITAAGQLMMAKIVMEEMKDSGVRINEVIIQGMVKTKVMEAYSQPNWITPKEIGDFTSWLASDEAYMITNSILHINQRSQ
- a CDS encoding NAD(P)-dependent oxidoreductase, with amino-acid sequence MKIAIIGASRGIGYQLLKTSLEEGHEVSALLRNTTDFDITNPKLNIVKGDIRNLESVKAVVKDQDAICICIGISPTNKPVDIFSVGANNVLSAMGENSSQKLISVTGIGAGETKGHGGFLYDRILNPLLLKTIYADKDRQEAIIKASKVDWLIVRPGFLTDGERTGKYRVIDNLSGITAGKISRLDVADFILKQLANPTHFGKTPLLMY
- a CDS encoding DUF4432 family protein gives rise to the protein MYTHGRKQGCRISLDYTYKGMQVAFLENDLIRIGVLIDKGGDIFEFTYKPKDLDFMWQSPIPMRRPFVATSVLAEGAYHDYYYGGWQEILPSAGWSSEPYQGTYQGLHGEVSLLPVEAKILVDTPELVTLKTEVTFYRSPLKLEKQLSLKKGIPALFITEKLTNNSHQDFAIMWGHHPVVGEPFLDDSCVVQAPAKKVEVMAYHPNGLWETNTEFDFPMVKNRRTEKMQDITKILGKDAKSVDVVFFKELSEGWYGINNHNLNLGFGMAWDHNLFKYIWMWQVYQGHNDYPWYGRTYNIGVEPFTSYPPSGINNAIKNGSALIMKPQEVIETELVTVAYEATKIKKITLDGTVHL
- a CDS encoding SDR family NAD(P)-dependent oxidoreductase, which codes for MKLENKVAIVTGGSKGIGKGVALVFCQEGAKVVIAANGVREGQEAVAEIKEKGGEAIFVKCDIANENEVQDLVNKTIDTYGRLDILVNNAGIGTYKSVLECTSEEWDRCLAVNLKGFFLCSKYSIPHMQSIGKGVIINMSSVHSHASAKGTAPYCASKGAITSLTRNMALDYGPVIRVNSIAPGWVLTPLIEDLFNSYDDPAAARKKIEDRQVMKRIGTPEDVGYACAFLASDEASFITGTQLFVDGGLTAVLEDWE